In Pseudomonas saudiphocaensis, one DNA window encodes the following:
- a CDS encoding type II secretion system F family protein has product MSELLALLSSTSLGITVTCFLLLLISLISLLPEENRAYMDPVPSWVRPIWPLVRLFNHFLCSNLPPRLLDKVDERLQKTGALYVLTAEDFVALCLTMGLLLPLLAILPMATGKSGIIWPVVALMAVLGALLPVMWIADTHKRRDQDIIRNLPVFLEYLTMCVDAGLNFLGALQQAVDKGPNGAMKNEFRIVLRDIRSGLPRAEALSRMEQRVNLKDVSTFVRSVIQAEKMGSSLRTTLQIQAQQRLEERFQRAEKTAMQAPVKLIIPLIVFIFPLTFVILLFPIVVKFMGEA; this is encoded by the coding sequence ATGAGCGAACTACTGGCCCTGCTCAGCAGCACCAGCCTGGGGATCACCGTTACCTGTTTCCTGTTGCTGCTGATTTCTCTGATTTCCCTGCTGCCTGAGGAAAACCGCGCCTACATGGACCCGGTGCCCAGCTGGGTGCGCCCGATCTGGCCACTGGTGCGCCTGTTCAACCACTTCCTGTGCAGCAACCTGCCGCCCCGGCTGCTGGACAAGGTCGATGAACGCCTGCAGAAGACCGGCGCGCTGTACGTGCTTACCGCCGAGGATTTCGTGGCCCTGTGCCTGACCATGGGCTTGCTGCTGCCGCTGCTGGCGATCCTGCCGATGGCCACCGGCAAGAGCGGCATCATCTGGCCGGTGGTGGCCCTGATGGCTGTCCTGGGGGCGCTGCTGCCGGTGATGTGGATCGCCGATACCCACAAGCGCCGCGACCAGGACATCATCCGCAACCTGCCGGTGTTCCTGGAATACCTGACCATGTGCGTGGACGCCGGCCTGAACTTTCTCGGCGCACTTCAGCAGGCAGTGGATAAAGGCCCCAACGGCGCGATGAAGAACGAGTTCCGTATCGTGCTGCGGGACATCCGCTCCGGCCTGCCCCGCGCCGAAGCGCTCTCGCGGATGGAGCAGCGGGTCAACCTCAAGGACGTCTCGACCTTCGTGCGTTCGGTGATCCAGGCCGAGAAGATGGGCAGCAGCCTGCGCACCACGCTGCAGATCCAGGCCCAGCAGCGCCTGGAAGAGCGCTTTCAGCGCGCCGAGAAGACAGCCATGCAGGCGCCGGTGAAGCTGATCATCCCGCTGATCGTGTTCATCTTCCCGCTGACATTCGTCATCCTGCTGTTCCCCATCGTAGTCAAGTTCATGGGTGAAGCATGA